The genomic segment GTGACGGCTCAAATAAATATTCAAATCCGGATTCAAAGATACTACCCGGCTGTTTCTCCGAATCTTTTCCTACATAACCCAATTCCTGATCTTCACGATCAATCGGCAATATTTTTCTCATTCGCGGTTTCTGTGAAATTGCCGATTTGTAATCGGTGTAGGCAACCGCGACTTTGTCATATTTTCCGGACAGATAATCGTTAATAATCATTCTGGAAATCGGAGTTATTTCTGATATCCTGGCGTTCATATCCAGTTTTGCGAATTCCGCAACAATGTTGTGTCCGTGCCGGAACATAATATCCTGACCTTTAGTACCCATTAAAACGACTTCCGCCTCCACATCGACATGTTCTTTTTTATGGTTGTTGATATATTCAGCAACCATATCTATTACTTCCCGGTTGAAACTTCCGCACAATCCGCGGTTGGATGTAATCAGAATAACGCCGACATTTTTGGTTTTTTCTCTTTTTTGCAAAAGCGGGTGCAAGGAAGGATCGGTCTTTGCGGCAAGGTTTTTTACAATCTCCCAAGCGGAATTTGAGTATTCCCTCGTCGCCAAAACAGCATTTACCGCTTTGCGCATCTTTGCAGCCGAAACCATTTCCATCGCCTTGGTTATTTTCCTGGTGTTGGAAATGGATTTGATTCTTCTGTTAATATCTCGTGTTGCTACTGGCATACTGTTTTTTTTGGGTTAAGCTTTTACTTCTTCAACTGTGACTTGGTTAAAATCTTTGGTTTTTTTGAATTCATCAATTACATCCTTTAGCTTGTTTTCCAAGCCTTCGTTTAGTTCTTTTTCTTTGACGATCTGTTCAAGCACGTCTTTTTTTGAAGTATCCAGGTATTTGTGGAATTCAGTTTCAAATTCAGCTATCCTTTCAACCGGAACATCATCCAGCATGCCGTTAACTGCCGCATA from the Patescibacteria group bacterium genome contains:
- the atpG gene encoding ATP synthase F1 subunit gamma, producing MPVATRDINRRIKSISNTRKITKAMEMVSAAKMRKAVNAVLATREYSNSAWEIVKNLAAKTDPSLHPLLQKREKTKNVGVILITSNRGLCGSFNREVIDMVAEYINNHKKEHVDVEAEVVLMGTKGQDIMFRHGHNIVAEFAKLDMNARISEITPISRMIINDYLSGKYDKVAVAYTDYKSAISQKPRMRKILPIDREDQELGYVGKDSEKQPGSIFESGFEYLFEPSPDAVLDQMMYRLIELQIYQALLESNASEHSARMLAMRNASDAAEDMIDDLTLYFNQARQQSITAELADISAGRAAVE